Proteins encoded in a region of the Podospora pseudopauciseta strain CBS 411.78 chromosome 6, whole genome shotgun sequence genome:
- a CDS encoding hypothetical protein (COG:S; EggNog:ENOG503P0X0), with protein sequence MRRPRVSIVCVQLPAVLPLDRLKFALSLFPRRRSGSVTRFPLFATGCAVLNSLTGLAQSSANLESCKVGVREEDAPAMANLTSTTSIATCTRPTRAPSHPSKPPPSTTLNSIRGTAPAAPPPQHPSASLPVVASPTSISNVSLFLTNLRLLDLDLSPDWPGISPSTFNAKDAGGQKKRVQCVEWALYHLFALYDRDETRNKLLPFFPPNDQVQSLNLRAALLRQLEQAKKNGVLGRDAVVRKTMLDECKGERLEEVLAVFSSVVLKKVVAERQLNSRDPMSPPLAQALALENMGYSGDKTELTVLVLAHRVSLQRTLNEKNALRKRFNSFAELLADKERGITRRRRQQQDQDDDGEEGVPEQTRRDVWKTVRNNWTGSERWMETLLHGDSQAQRDGVLSASFDRVWRRVQSDRLAELDEKEPGLLEQLDDRVRSQRERLERWQGFRQRMFGDTASGSTTRQAGAQERPRGIDLGFRGHETLHMGRASTKKPASSRTSDFDHEYEKLISNLKAELDGITPSAPHIPSFFQQAPTAVPPLDLDGVVESESEEISDISDHEPTPIAVRPSPPRRDPIKLEPVFEPVLRKAQSFYHDEIDVNEIPTTPSRHALRRSATIKSNTPSPRRREPTQTPTPTQSPRRRLSSPPKPALTPTRNTVLPAPQLSPQLPSPPEELPSPTQEMADQILASVSNASPSPIKRSRHTLSLAERTRLSMARRTSHANLRVSAEDDDLLLDSPAPEPQKQPQPPSITPPSPPTGTNGYEDLVSRTRRSMANFEAVKQKAQIERRRSLRQAKAAPTTPQNQGGRPRSAYFSSLDEEGEDSYQDEGNTTLLIAEELINEGKEDDYEAVFMSRPKIATSPVGTPVMRGRNWAGSDF encoded by the coding sequence ATGCGCCGTCCACGTGTGTCCATTGTGTGTGTGCAATTGCCAGCTGTTCTGCCTCTTGACCGCCTGAAGTTTGCCCTGTCTCTCTTTCCCAGACGACGCTCTGGAAGCGTCACTCGTTTTCCTCTGTTTGCGACTGGTTGCGCAGTCCTCAATTCACTGACTGGACTAGCCCAGTCATCAGCGAACCTGGAATCTTGCAAAGTTGGTGTTAGAGAAGAAGATGCTCCAGCCATGGCGAACCTTACCTCGACCACATCCATTGCCACCTGCACTCGCCCGACCCGTGCGCCCTCCCATCCTAGCAAACCGCCTCCCTCGACGACCTTGAACTCAATCCGTGGGACTGCCCCAGCTGCCCCGCCGCCCCAGCACCCATCAGCCTCGTTGCCCGTTGTCGCTTCACcgacctccatctccaacgtCTCGCTGTTTCTGACgaacctccgcctcctcgacCTAGACCTCTCGCCTGACTGGCCCGGTATCTCTCCCTCGACATTCAACGCCAAAGATGCCGGCGGACAGAAGAAGCGCGTCCAATGCGTCGAATGGGCCCTGTACCACCTCTTCGCTCTCTACGACAGGGACGAAACAAGAAACAAATTGCTTCCATTCTTCCCTCCGAACGACCAGGTTCAGTCGCTGAACCTGCGCGCCGCCTTGCTGAGACAATTGGAACAAGCCAAGAAGAATGGGGTCCTGGGAAGAGATGCCGTGGTGCGCAAGACGATGTTGGACGAGTGCAAGGGCGAGAGGCTGGAAGAGGTCTTGGCGGTATTCTCGTCGGTCGTCTTGAAGAAAGTCGTCGCGGAGAGGCAGCTCAACTCGCGCGACCCAATGAGTCCACCACTGGCTCAAGCACTGGCGCTGGAGAATATGGGCTATTCTGGGGACAAGACAGAGCTGACGGTGTTGGTCCTGGCGCATAGGGTCTCTTTGCAAAGAACATTGAACGAAAAGAATGCATTGAGAAAGAGATTCAACAGCTTTGCCGAATTATTGGCAGACAAAGAACGAGGCATTACACGCAGGCGGAGGCAACAGCAAGAccaagacgacgacggcgaggaaggagtGCCTGAACAGACCAGACGAGATGTATGGAAGACTGTTAGGAACAACTGGACGGGAAGCGAGCGCTGGATGGAGACGCTCCTGCATGGGGACAGCCAGGCCCAGAGAGATGGAGTCTTGTCAGCGTCCTTTGAcagggtttggaggagggttCAATCTGATCGGTTGGCTGAGCTGGACGAAAAAGAGCCTGGGTTGCTGGAACAGCTCGACGACCGTGTTAGAAGCCAGAGGGAAAGGCTGGAAAGGTGGCAGGGCTTCCGCCAGAGGATGTTTGGGGACACCGCATCAGGGTCTACCACACGACAGGCTGGAGCACAGGAACGACCAAGGGGTATTGATCTTGGATTTCGAGGACATGAGACCCTCCATATGGGGCGGGCAAGCACAAAGAAGCCGGCCTCAAGTAGGACGAGCGATTTCGATCACGAGTACGAGAAGTTGATTTCGAATCTCAAGGCCGAGTTGGATGGCATTACTCCCAGCGCGCCCCACATTCCATCCTTCTTCCAACAAGCGCCCACGGCAGTTCCGCCATTAGATTTGGACGGCGTTGTCGAGTCCGAGAGCGAGGAGATCTCAGACATTAGCGACCATGAGCCAACGCCAATCGCGGTCCGCCCATCACCTCCGCGCCGGGACCCGATCAAGCTCGAGCCGGTGTTTGAGCCGGTTCTTCGAAAGGCACAGTCGTTTTACCACGATGAAATTGACGTGAATGAAatcccaacaacaccctcccgTCACGCTCTCCGCCGGTCAGCCACCATCAAATCGAAtacaccatcaccaagaagacGGGAACCTACCCagacacccacacccactcAGAGCCCACGAAGGCGTCTCAGTTCACCACCCAAGCCAGCCCTAACCCCAACACGGAATACCGTTTTACCTGCGCCACAACTCTCCCCCCAACTTCCCTCCCCGCCAGAAGAGTTgccatctccaacccagGAAATGGCCGACCAAATCCTCGCCTCCGTCAGCAacgcctccccctccccgatcAAGCGAAGCAGGCACACCCTCTCCCTAGCCGAACGAACCCGCCTCTCCATGGCGCGGCGCACCTCCCACGCCAACCTGCGTGTCTCCGCCGAAGACGACGACCTGCTCCTCGACTCCCCGGCCCCCGAACCGCAAaagcaaccccaacctccttctatcacccctccctccccaccgacAGGCACAAACGGCTACGAAGACCTCGTTTCCCGCACCCGCCGCTCCATGGCCAACTTTGAAGCCGTCAAGCAAAAGGCTCAGATTGAGCGGAGGAGATCCCTCCGGCAGGCCAAAGCGgcacccaccactccccaGAATCAGGGAGGAAGACCGAGGAGTGCATATTTTTCTTCGTTggatgaggaaggagaggataGTTATCAGGATGAGGGAAACACCACGCTGTTGATTGCCGAGGAGTTGATTAatgaggggaaggaggatgatTATGAGGCGGTGTTTATGAGCAGACCGAAGATTGCGACGAGTCCGGTGGGCACGCCGGTAATGAGGGGAAGGAATTGGGCTGGGAGTGATTTTTAG
- the GAS5_2 gene encoding 1,3-beta-glucanosyltransferase (CAZy:GH72; COG:G; EggNog:ENOG503NYHJ), with product MKTTTVLSALAAAAAVNATPTATLPLKARQTELEPITATGNAFYKGKERFFVRGIDYQPGGAAANVDPLADPKVCKPDIEKFKKLGINTIRVYSTDNSKDHDECMEELAKAGIYVVLDANNPLYSINRDDPHTSYNAIYLQSVFATIDAFAKYTNTMAFFSGNEVIHDHANTTLTARYVKATDRDMRRYIKARKYRKILVGYSAADVTENRLQTADYFNCGTDEERSDFFAFNDYSWCTSNFIESGWDQKVKNFTGYGLPIFLSEYGCNHNVRDFGELESLMHPNMTSVYSGGLMYEYSEEPNEYGIVKIEGGDKGNGFDQTGKRTEMQPEFNNLVKAMKAFPAPKGLAGASTENKASKCPENNDHWIVSTVLPEIPEEALQYFENGAGKGPGLNGKGSQWAGHVASKSPEFPDGDAQGSTGGSGSDDNENAAPRGAASILFVSGLVALVAGAISL from the exons ATGAAGACCACGACTGTTTTGTCCGCGCTCGcggctgccgctgctgtgAACGCTACCCCAACTGCCACTCTCCCTCTCAAGGCCCGCCAGACGGAGCTTGAGCCCATCACTGCCACCGGCAACGCCTTCtacaagggcaaggagagATTCTTCGTCCGCGGTATCGACTACCAGCCAGGTGGTGCTGCCGCCAATGTCGACCCTCTGGCCGATCCCAAGGTCTGCAAGCCCGACATCGAGAAGTTCAAGAAGCTcggcatcaacaccatccgtGTGTACTCGACCGACAACTCCAAGGACCACGATGAGTGCATGGAGGAGCTCGCCAAGGCCGGCATCTACGTCGTCCTTGatgccaacaaccccttgTACTCTATCAACCGTGACGACCCTCACACCTCGTACAACGCCATCTACCTCCAGAGCGTCTTCGCCACCATTGATGCCTTTGCCAAGTACACCAATACCATGGCTTTCTTCTCTGGCAACGAGGTCATCCACGACCacgccaacaccaccctcactGCCCGCTACGTCAAGGCCACCGACCGTGACATGCGCCGCTACATCAAGGCTCGCAAGTACCGCAAGATCCTGGTCGGATACTCTGCCGCCGATGTAACCGAGAACCGTCTCCAGACTGCTGACTACTTCAACTGCGGTACCGATGAGGAGCGCAGCGACTTCTTCGCCTTT AACGATTACTCTTGGTGCACTAGCAACTTCATCGAGTCCGGCTGGGACCAGAAGGTCAAGAACTTCACCGGCTATGGTCTTCCCATCTTCCTGTCCGAGTACGGCTGCAACCACAACGTCCGTGACTTTGGAGAGCTCGAGTCCCTCATGCACCCCAACATGACCAGCGTCTACTCCGGTGGTCTCATGTACGAGTACTCCGAGGAGCCCAACGAGTATGGTATCGTCAAGATTGAGGGTGGCGACAAGGGCAACGGTTTCGACCAGACTGGCAAGCGCACTGAGATGCAGCCCGAGTTCAACAACCTGGTCAAGGCCATGAAGGCTTTCCCCGCCCCCAAGGGTCTTGCCGGCGCCAGCACCGAGAATAAGGCTTCCAAGTGCCCCGAGAACAACGACCACTGGATCGTCAGCACCGTCCTTCCCGAGATTCCCGAGGAGGCCCTTCAGTACTTCGAGAACGGTGCTGGCAAGGGCCCCGGCCTTAACGGCAAGGGCTCCCAGTGGGCTGGCCACGTCGCTTCCAAGAGCCCCGAGTTCCCCGATGGAGATGCCCAGGGCAGCACTGGCGGCTCTGGCTCCGATGACAACGAGAATGCTGCTCCCCGCGGCGCTGCCTCGATCCTCTTCGTCTCCGGCCTCGTTGCTCTCGTTGCCGGTGCCATTTCCCTGTAA
- a CDS encoding hypothetical protein (EggNog:ENOG503NVKW) — protein MAARHDYLAYKHDTSLLLRWMIQTSNNIIKAHKAEIAELQSHELNKRGQIRVDGIVPLCGLIAKHVTNVSPSIYRLFQSIIDARTASYSRSQRVAIQIQDKNVEECNSTYKFFIDTLVAVLEALGSTPSKPGASQNADHGASSVSKEEAKQLISANRFVPLQNGEIDGSSDKEVPQQSSTTQPRNKPVLLRRSLQEVWRDVAYNHLNIVIGGTLSNSAIAMIQRRSRAIFVNFPDHDSYGSIMNIVTWGLPYELQGKMLSHLWSLPQFRPDNFTPSKEICVDAKEQLMAYSYNYLVEFITDPTHSLWQANQAHARGTRQLGPQPQPPDGDKRGVPAVAEELHDQLAV, from the exons ATGGCCGCTCGCCACGACTATCTCGCCTACAAGCACGACACCAGCTTGCTTCTTCGCTGGATGATACAGacctccaacaacatcatcaaagCACACAAGGCTGAAATTGCCGAACTCCAGTCGCACGAACTCAACAAGAGGGGTCAAATTAGGGTCGATGGGATCGTCCCGTTGTGCGGACTCATTGCCAAGCATGTCACCAACGTCTCACCATCAATTTACCGACTCTTTCAGTCCATAATTGATGCCCGGACCGCCAGTTATTCAAGGTCCCAGAGGGTCGCGATCCAGATTCAAGACAAAAATGTTGAGGAATGCAATTCTACCTACAAGTTCTTCATTGACACCCTCGTAGCGGTCTTGGAGGCCCTCGGGAGTACGCCTTCGAAGCCGGGAGCAAGCCAGAATGCGGATCATGGTGCTTCATCAGTTAGCAAAGAGGAGGCCAAGCAGCTCATCTCCGCCAATAGATTTGTCCCTCTCCAGAATGGCGAGATAGATGGGTCTAGCGACAAGGAGGTCCCACAACAGTCATCGACGACCCAACCACGAAACAAGCCCGTCCTG CTTCGCCGCTCTCTTCAAGAGGTTTGGCGAGATGTCGCatacaaccacctcaacatTGTTATTGGCGGCACGCTCTCCAACTCCGCCATTGCCATGATCCAACGACGTTCAAGAGCGATATTTGTTAATTTCCCCGACCATGATTCATATGGCAGCATCATGAACATAGTCACCTGGGGGTTGCCTTATGAATTGCAAGGCAAAATGTTATCACACTTGTGGTCGTTGCCCCAATTCCGACCAGACAACTTTACGCCTTCCAAAGAGATATGTGTTGATGCCAAAGAGCAGTTGATGGCCTATTCCTACAACTATCTCGTCGAATTCATTACTGATCCAACACACTCGCTCTGGCAAGCCAACCAAGCGCATGCTCGCGGAACTCGACAGCTGGGaccccaacctcagcctCCAGACGGCGACAAAAGAGGAGTGCCTGCTGTGGCGGAGGAGCTACACGATCAATTGGCTGTATGA